In Physeter macrocephalus isolate SW-GA chromosome 2, ASM283717v5, whole genome shotgun sequence, a single window of DNA contains:
- the AMER3 gene encoding APC membrane recruitment protein 3, translating to MELKRGKTFIKSSLQTDHEKPPDPAATAPATEDAVSPGGRQRPHSERGPQVSPSTQGYDRCSDKGAQPDGNGGPAALCGTTFKLVQKSKTHDSVPRADRAAAATGQLVGSASFPGPPRSQRMIDYRHFVPQMPFVPAVAKSIPRKRISLKRPKKCFRNLFHIRRNKTENLASLATKGKSLSSPEGPSEAGGQQGTACFPLGEGLGLDSLCQDLSDSEFLPDSSFDLCRALCEDVASLKSFDSLTGCGEIFADESSVPSLELHEGLESPARASQAPDCVASRGPSQGSVEQLASPAQNEMSDFDKFWDRVNHSVRQQQRALLGPRPGGPQGSDTGKPRPDAAGLAELPLCPCRDPHSGSKASSIDTGTPKSERPESVSTSDEGYYDSFSPGLEEDKKEAPSPGTPAAAFPRDSYSGDALYELFYDPAEGPGSPNLDDDLCVSESLSGPVLGAPLSMCSFHVGAEENLAAAPGPDLLSQSFLQSSWRGKECLLKLCDTELAITMGIINWLRRSPELRAPPASAPREPAAPPGGLVEKPGAGSEKVCLGPVKLEGGGTQALDAGRTSVSSAPSRRELWACSGTKGLLAGVSEVLAGAKQGTSSPSRDPSLECVQVSGEEGTQGHPEGSFSSVGSAAPMATNTSSKNKVPNPSPCPGSQEPRLPGNLGCFQGPWRPGLGGSTMDSELTLTGCVAQVAALQIHPDCQPPRQNTGSGLCGQPQARDPDILQQKQPNSFPSMAAICGLPSLASPLHSPQDQRCPGRILDLSQIRVEPARLDTQSHASVEDQPLQLSSRAIEQAAHRSQLDS from the coding sequence ATGGAGCTGAAGAGAGGAAAGACATTCATCAAATCTAGCCTGCAGACTGACCATGAGAAACCCCCAGATCCAGCAGCCACTGCCCCGGCCACGGAGGATGCAGTCTCACCAGGAGGGCGGCAGCGACCCCACAGTGAGAGGGGCCCCCAGGTCAGTCCCAGCACCCAAGGATATGACAGGTGCTCCGACAAGGGGGCCCAGCCAGACGGCAATGGAGGGCCTGCAGCTCTCTGTGGGACCACCTTCAAACTGGTGCAGAAGAGCAAGACTCACGACAGTGTGCCCAGGGCTGACAGGGCAGCCGCAGCTACAGGGCAGCTGGTGGGCAGCGCAAGCTTCCCAGGGCCCCCCAGGAGCCAGCGCATGATTGACTACCGCCACTTTGTGCCCCAGATGCCCTTTGTACCAGCTGTGGCCAAGAGCATCCCAAGGAAGAGAATTTCCCTGAAACGACCCAAGAAATGTTTTCGGAATTTATTCCACATCCGCAGAAACAAGACTGAGAATTTGGCCTCGCTGGCAACCAAGGGGAAGAGCTTGTCCTCCCCTGAGGGCCCATCAGAGGCTGGAGGGCAGCAAGGCACAGCTTGCTTCCCCTTGGGTGAGGGGCTGGGACTGGACAGCCTGTGCCAGGACCTGTCTGACAGTGAGTTCCTACCCGACTCCTCCTTTGACCTCTGCAGGGCCCTGTGTGAGGACGTGGCCTCACTCAAGAGCTTTGACTCACTCACCGGCTGCGGGGAGATCTTTGCAGACGAGAGCTCTGTGCCATCCCTGGAGCTGCATGAGGGCCTGGAGAGCCCTGCCCGGGCATCCCAGGCCCCTGACTGCGTGGCTTCCAGGGGCCCCTCCCAGGGCAGCGTAGAGCAGCTGGCATCGCCTGCCCAGAACGAGATGTCTGACTTTGACAAGTTCTGGGACCGTGTGAATCACTCGGTGAGGCAGCAACAGCGTGCCCTGCTAGGTCCGCGGCCGGGGGGCCCCCAGGGCTCAGACACAGGCAAGCCCAGGCCAGATGCAGCTGGGCTTGCTGAGCTCCCCCTGTGCCCATGCAGGGACCCCCACAGCGGCTCCAAAGCCAGCTCCATAGACACAGGCACCCCCAAGAGCGAGCGGCCAGAATCTGTGTCCACGAGCGATGAAGGCTACTATGACTCCTTCTCCCCAGGCCTCGAGGAAGACAAGAAGGAGGCCCCGAGCCCAGGCACACCCGCAGCCGCCTTCCCCCGGGACAGCTACAGTGGAGACGCCCTCTACGAGCTCTTCTATGACCCCGCTGAGGGCCCTGGGAGCCCGAACCTGGACGACGACCTGTGCGTGTCCGAGAGTCTGTCGGGGCCGGTGCTGGGAGCCCCGCTGTCCATGTGCAGCTTCCACGTGGGTGCAGAAGAGAACCTGGCCGCCGCTCCAGGCCCAGACCTACTCAGCCAGAGCTTCTTGCAGAGCTCCTGGAGGGGCAAGGAGTGCCTGCTGAAGCTCTGCGACACCGAGCTTGCCATCACCATGGGCATTATCAACTGGCTCCGCCGGAGCCCAGAGCTGCGTGCCCCGCCTGCCTCGGCCCCCAGGGAGCCTGCAGCGCCCCCAGGAGGACTGGTGGAGAAACCAGGAGCTGGCTCTGAGAAGGTGTGCCTAGGTCCAGTGAAGCTGGAGGGCGGGGGCACCCAGGCCTTAGATGCAGGTAGGACCTCTGTGAGCTCAGCACCCAGCAGGCGGGAGCTGTGGGCATGTTCGGGCACCAAGGGCCTGCTTGCTGGAGTGAGCGAGGTCCTAGCGGGGGCCAAGCAGGGGACCAGCTCTCCATCCAGGGACCCCTCTCTGGAGTGTGTGCAGGTCTCTGGGGAAGAAGGGACACAAGGCCACCCTGAAGGCTCGTTCTCCTCTGTGGGGTCTGCAGCCCCCATGGCAACCAACACGTCCAGCAAAAACAAGGTCCCAAACCCCTCTCCCTGTCCTGGCTCCCAGGAGCCCAGGCTGCCTGGGAACCTGGGGTGTTTCCAAGGTCCCTGGAGACCAGGTCTTGGGGGAAGCACCATGGATTCAGAGCTCACTCTGACAGGCTGTGTGGCCCAGGTGGCAGCCCTACAGATCCACCCAGACTGTCAACCCCCAAGGCAGAACACAGGTAGCGGGCTCTGCGGGCAGCCTCAGGCCAGGGACCCTGACATTCTGCAACAGAAACAGCCTAACAGCTTCCCTAGCATGGCTGCCATATGTGGCCTGCCCTCCCTGGCCAGCCCACTCCACAGCCCACAGGACCAAAGGTGCCCAGGCCGCATTCTGGACCTGAGCCAGATCAGGGTGGAGCCCGCCAGGCTGGATACCCAGTCCCATGCCTCTGTGGAGGACCAGCCTCTGCAGCTCAGCTCAAGGGCTATAGAGCAGGCTGCACACAGGAGCCAGCTGGACTCATAG